The following are encoded together in the Paraburkholderia sp. BL10I2N1 genome:
- a CDS encoding response regulator, translating into MLSVLMVEDEKGTAASWQAMCEMRGYATFSAANGKAALGILLANEVDVVVADRKMPDMSGCDLCYSLRNDRRLAEVVFILVSDDPSPPAFLYCDAILHKPLAASMLISEIDRIVAERDVNGRRKAARVAGLRY; encoded by the coding sequence GTGCTTTCGGTGCTGATGGTGGAAGATGAAAAGGGAACGGCCGCGTCATGGCAGGCCATGTGCGAGATGCGCGGCTATGCAACGTTTTCTGCTGCTAATGGCAAAGCCGCGTTGGGCATTCTGCTGGCCAATGAGGTCGACGTCGTAGTGGCGGACCGCAAGATGCCGGACATGTCGGGATGTGACTTGTGCTATTCCCTGCGCAACGACAGGAGGCTTGCCGAAGTTGTATTCATCCTTGTTTCGGATGATCCAAGTCCACCTGCATTTCTGTACTGTGATGCGATCCTTCACAAACCTCTTGCCGCCTCCATGTTGATATCAGAGATAGACCGAATCGTTGCTGAACGCGACGTCAATGGTCGTCGAAAAGCCGCCCGTGTGGCGGGCCTCAGATATTGA